AGCAACATCCCATAATGGTATGATAATATAGTATGGTATTCTATCAGGCTGTCTACATGTACAGGGGTCCCACAGGCCTCCTGTGGGACCCGCCAGCCGTTACCTGGTGGACGGCCCCCATGATCTTGCGGGCCTCCTGATAGAGGGTGTCGGGGCTCCAGTGTGGGTTGAGGCCATACAACGCCTCCACCAACCGGTTGTGCTCTCTCAGGAACATGGTGTGCAGCGCGATCATCCCCAGATGCTCATTGGCTCTGGAGTCTCCTGTGGGGACGTGAGGGTCGTGATGACCATGAGGAACACCAGAATACAAAGCAACCAAAGCTTTTCTATTATGGACTCCTTCTTAAGGAAATTGAGGACTCTGCATTCAACCATCACTAGTAGCACTAGGAGCATTAAACCATCACTAGTAGCACTAAGAGCATTCAACCATCACTGGCAGCACTAGGAGCATTAAACCATCACTAGCATTAGTGGGGGCATTAAACCACCACTAGCAGTAGTGGGAGCAGTGGGCAGCCACAGTGCAGGACCAAGAATAAGGCTACTTGCCCAGTGCCTGGGTCAAGGGCGCCGGCTGGAATATGAACCTAACAAGGCTGCAGTTGTTTTGGGACTTTATTTGTATCACATGTGTTTTCTGGGTCCTACCAGCCTGAAAACAAGAGGTGGCGTTATCCCGGCGTGGGGACCCATCTTGCGGCCCTGAGGAGGACAGGTTCCCCCCCCTTCGAGGGCCACAGGGGTCCAGGCGAGCCTGTGGCCCGCGGCTCAGGAAGGGCATGTAGGCCAGGCCGTGGTCGGAGTGCTGCGGGTTGAGAGCCAGGGCGCCCCGGGGGGAGAGGCGGTCGCGCAGGGCCGAGGCCACGCCGGGCGAACTGCCGTACACCATGCTGGCGTCCACGTACGAGGTGATGGCGTTGAGCTGTTCCCGGTGGCCCCTCCCCAGGGGGCCGCGCCCGCAGCTCGGTGCCGAGCGGAAGAAGGGCATGCAGCTCTGGAGGCCGGTGCGGGGGTCCGAGGACGGGATCTGGGAGAGggccaagaggaggaggatgaaggggaAGCACCGCCTCGGTAAGGTCAGAGGTGATGCAACGGGATGTTTGGTTTTGAATTCGGTGAAGACTGTGCGAGCATTAACCCTGCCAGGTCTAGAGGTTCGATCCCCACTGCAGACATCACTTTTTATGAAACTTATTAAAGAATCGACCCACTCCTCCATCAACCCACGGTTGAGTAACTTTTTTCTTGTTCTTTTGTCCGTGGAGGacgttaagccctttgagacggtAGCTGTGTTCAAgggcaatacaaataaaatataattgaattgaatcatCAAAAGGGTTACTACGGCCGCAGTGTCAGAGTTACACAGAACAGGTCTTCACTCTGACCATCTTAATACTGTTCAAATGAACCGTCTGAGACAAACCTTCCAGCCCAAAGGAGCAGCTCCCTGCCAGCGGCCCCTGGGGGTGGCAGGGCGTGTCccctggggggggcagggcgtgTCACCTGGATGGGGAAGCAGGGCGTGTCGCGGCTGCAGCTGCGGGTGCAGTCCACGGCGGTCCTGAAGGCGGCGGTGCTGGGGCTCTGGGGGGTCAGGGCCAGGTCGTGGTCGATCCACTGGCCCCACTCCACCAGCAGGTGGGACAGGGTGGAGTCCAGGGAGATGTTGTCGTTGTGGGTGTACAGCACCTCCTGGGACACCAGcctcacctggcaccatgacaGAAGAGCAGTCAATTGAAATGTGGAACACTATCCTTGCCTTTATTAGTACTTCTTTATGTGACAAAAGTGACACTATCTCCAAAGTGACAGTGAATCCAGATGCCTGTTATggatgagcaggtagggggcaTCTGGCTGAAGGAGGTGTGGACCTATTGGTCATTAGGGTTCGAACCAATTACCTTTCAACTGGGAGTCAAGCAGACCCGACCTCAAGATTATCCTGTAAGCCTAAAATAAATGCAAAGTGATGTGTGGATGTTCTGCCCTAACTATAATAGCCTGTTTCAACCTCAGTTAGGTGGGGTTTGCCTGTTTGACTGTTCTCACAATGCAGGCGGGCAAACAGGTCCAGTGTATTACAGTGTATGTAAACTGAACTAAAGAACGTAGTCACATCTGGGGGAGATTTAATGAGCCAGGGTCTTACCGGAGGCAGGCTGAAGCCGTTGTAGGAGTGGTCCGGGTCCCAGCCTCTCGGCATGCCGGTGGCGTCCTCATACTCTGGCTCCAGCCAGCGGGAGTAGGGGATGTTTGCAGCACCCCAACTAGAACGCTGTCTGAGGGGGCAAGAATAGGAAGTTAGAAGGCAAAGAAGAACTTTGTCTATccaacagacagagggacagacaaagGTAGTAAAATTTTTGATGCTTTATTATCCAAAGTATCTCAGAGTGCATTCAGACACATGTtatgaaggagcaggtatggtTTGAGCATCTTGCAGGATGCTAGAAGTACACCACAGACATTGTGGATCCAACCCAGCAGGGTGATAGTGACCCTAGCTCCTACCCTGACATTCTGAAAGATCGATGTAAGGGCTGCTGTGGGTCTGGACCCGCCGGGCCCCTACATTAACTTGTCCCTCGAAAATGATGCCTGATTTAAAAGAGTTGAGTTCAGAGGGCAGATGTTAATGTGATGACATGTCACGGCTGAGAGCGCTGACCTATTGTTGCACTCCCCCGTGATGGATCTGTATCGCTCGGAGAGACAGTCGGTGTCACAGTGCATGCTCTTCAGCTCAGAGGAGCATCCAGTCAcctgcagcagctcctccacatCCCCGTCACTCAGCAGCTCTTTGGGGACACGGGAACAACAATAAAGTTGGGCACTTTTTGGAAGACAGACCCTTGGCAAAAAGCTTCTGCTCAATGATTGCCTTTCTTTTATTTGACATCTACATTGCTAGCAGGACCCTGCTTGACCGATCACCTTATCTGAAACTAAGAGCAATGATACTATTTGTTCTTAACAAGGTACCAGCCGTGCATTTACCTAAACACACGTTCTGTCATACTAAGTGATGATGGGATTATTCTGACCTATCACCGTATCCTTCCTTCCCCTCTTTAAGTAGACCAGAACCAGAACATATCAAAGTTTGTTATAGTGTTTATTTTAGTATTTGGTTATTCTGTTTCAATACCACTGTGGTCTGGCATGACCATGGTGTGAGTGTAGACCATCTCTCTGATCAGCTCTACTGTGTTGTCCAGGAGCTCTGCAGCCTGGATGTGAGCCCTGGTGCTGGGCTCGGCCTGTTTGAACTGCGCCAGGAGGTCGCTGGGCCGTAGAGCCCCTTCAGACAGAGACATCTTCACTCTGGAGGATGCACAGTGAGGTGCAGAGTTAGTGGGATAATTCGGATCTTGatatatgtattttaattatAGATATGTGTGGGATATCTTCTGCCTTGGAGATCGAAATCAAAAGGGGGTCAATGATGATTATGGAATCAGAATCTCTTATGTAGAATGCATTTACCTTTCGCTCGTTCGGGTGTAAGCAGCGTCAGTGAGTTCCATCGCTCTACGAAGAGCCGGCTCTAAAAACTGGGATCCCAGATACACCGTCTCTAAACAACAAGACAGGCCGCTTCAAAATACAATCCAACAAAACTCACAAAATGGTTAACCATTCCAATTCTATAAAATGTTGACTATATTTGCTTTCTGGGTAAAACAGTTCAAACCTGAGTCATTGTGGAAAACTTTCTTTGAAGAAACACTTTGAGGCAAAGACAGCAGGAGAACAGCCATGGCTAACGGAGAGATGGTAACCTAAAACAATCAAATATAATGTATTAAAAACTCCTCCCGGCAAAGTTCATACGTGATACATCCCATCTGATCAGGTCGGTTCAAATCATTTGAGACTAAAGAGGTCACTTACCATGAGTGCTGTGTACATTAAGCTGAGACTCTACACCATGGATATCAGGTTCAAGATGTGCATCCCTTTGATACAAGTGAGACAGTGATATGTCCTgaaatgttataataataaagtCCTTCTACTATCCTGCGAATGGGCCAGTCTCCCCTGTAAGGGCTGTGACTGGGAGTCTGGGAGCTGGCAGAAGTTGGGATCAGTATTTCTCAGGTGCAAGCCTTTAAGAAGTATTTTATACAGGGGCGATGCGGTCGACAGGTATGTGCAGAATCCCTTATCTCTCCCAGCGGGTGACAGCCGTTCCACATCAAACAACGGCTTCTCTGCCGGCCTAATAACCTTCAAATCAAATctgctcctctgcctctgctcaTGTTGACTACAATCTGTCACAGTCTCACCCTTTCCAGTGTATTCATCAGTCCATCTGCCTTCAGATAGGATCAAATATTCTACCTCAATgcatcaaccaatcacaggctgACAAAGCAAAGCAGCAATTCTTTTGGATTTGGACTAGTGGACCAAACGTTTTTTCAATCGAAACCAGGTGAAAAAATAATACTGTATTAAATCTGTATTAGCATTTAATAGAATCTCAATAGAGTCTCAATGCAGGGACTTATTCATGTCATATGTCATGAATGAGCCTAAATACACAACCAAtataatttatacattttataatttaaGAATTTTCATTCAATAACTGATATGTCAATGTCGTAACTACATGCCAAAATTTTCAATCTGATGGTACCATAGCCAGTTTCCAATGACACAAGCAGGTGTTATGGATGGGAtcggacagagggaggggagatagGAGATGAGAGAAGAGGGATTAGGGAAATTCATGAAGAACGAGTCTCACTAAAACAATAATTCCCCTCAGGCTCcatgaatagtggggaataggctattccccactattcactttgcCTTCGGCAAATAATTGTGAAGTATTGTGACCATAACTATGAGTGTAAACTATAGACTAAAACCACAGATGACAGTCAGACCAGCCTGAGTCAAGCACTTCAAAACAAAGACATATGTTATCAGAGTTCCCCTTCCCTTTGATGAGTCCAGGTGTGTGATAGCATCAGTTCCTTGTCATCCATCATATGTCATTACGGTGTTATTAACGCGGCCTCTGTTGACCCACTCTCTGCTCGATGGAAAATAGACTGGAAAACCAGTCTATTTCTTACAGGCCGAACATAGATCAAAGCTCTGAGAGTATCCCGTCCCCAGGTGTATAAACAGAACGTAGGCCTACAGGAAGTGACCTAAGCCAACATCCTACCCAGTCCGGTATGTTCTGATGACAGCTGTAACCTTTAGTTCATCAACAACATACAAACAGGATTTTAAAACTTTATTAAGAGCAATATTCATAACATTTTGGCCCAGTCTTCACTTAATACATACAATTATAATCTTTATTAAATTGGTCATTTGAGAAgtatataaataaaagcaaacatTCTTCCTGCATTCATATGAAAGAAGTTACGAGCATTAGCCTGAAGGAGCTCGGCATGTTAAACACTCTACAAAAAAATTATGCAAGATGACCAATAATACTGTCGGCGTGTGtattatattaatatgataCCGTTTGATAAGCTCTTGTGCATGCTCATATTATGAGGTTAGGTCACAGTTATAACAGCAGGTGGGACCACAGCTCCCCGGATACATGATGCTCTAGCTTagctggcgggggggggggccggagtTAGGCATGCTGGGACCACAGGAAGCGGTCACAGCGCTCCAGCATGGTCTGGATTGTGGCTCtggaacaaaacacacaaaaaaacatacttATGTAAATGCTTGTTCGAGTTATAACCTTTACATTAGGTCTACACGGTCTGACCATACGGGTTGCATCTCGATGAAGAATGGAGCGTGTGCACCGAGCTTCATGCCTATTGCATGTTGTTCTGGAGGTTCCTCTGCTCTGAGTGGGGTTCAGAAGGCGCTCCTCACCTCTGTCTCTTCTCCGCCACCCGCAGCAGCTCGCACACCAGTGCCGAGTGGGGGCTCAGGGCCAGCGGCAGGCCGCactcctccaggacctccagcgCCCGATCCGGCCCCACGCTCTGGGCCAGCCTCAGGGTCAGGTTCTCCGGGGTCACCTGGCGCCGGCGCCCCTCCGCCGACCCGTTGACGAGCGTGGCCGTCCCGTTGGGGGTGGAGGTCccgttgggggtggggggagcggGCTCTGGCTCAGTGCTGCACTGCTGAGACAGCTGGATGAGTACCTTCCACTCCTGGACGGTCTGCGGTACCACTGAGGCGAGAGACGCACACTTTTAGAAGTCAGGAGGCCTCTTGCTAAGGGAGGCTTGCGGATCTCGCCTGCAGACtgcagccctgacacacacactagaaaccATGCGTCTTCATCAGCACCAGactgttgtattttatcttTCAATTGGTTTCACATGATCAAATCAAGCATCTTAAACCTTTTACATATTTAGGGGGAAGGACACGTTGAGAGGTGACGCAGGACTCATCTTCAAGTGTGCCCTGTTGCCTTCCCTTGAATAGATAAAAGGTTTTGAATGCTTCATTGAGTCATGCGAGACGGATCATGGAAGTCCGTTACTTACCTTGTGGATCCTCCAGCAGGCTCATATCATCCAGCCTGcagatagtggagaaggcctcCGTGCGTTGCTGCAGCTCACAGCACAAGTACAGGAAGCCAGTCCAGTATCTGCAGAGGGCCACAACATAACCACAGGTCGAACACACGTCGTACTCACACAACTGCTGGACACATCAATGCAATTGATATCCCATCAGAGGTGGGCTGCAGAACCGCCCCCCCTGTCGGTGGTCAGTTCAGTCCATCACTGCTATGATtatcttttttaatttaattgtattaaACGCTCTGCAATGTTTCTGGTACCCCCGGCTCCGACAGGTCTCCGCCATCGTCTCCTTGGAGGACAGGTCGGCAGGAAGCTGtatgagcagagagaggaggcgcCCGTAGCCCCAGCTGAAGAAATGGGAATGCCACCTAGGATTGAGGACGAACATTGATGTTACTTTGGGAATAGGGTTTTCAAAAATGGAAGGTAGACTAGAGACACCTAGAGACACCTGGGCTGGCCGTCCGCGGTGAGGGTGTCGGAGGGTTGAGGGGCATCATGGGAAAGACCAAGCTCCAACCAATCCTGTCTCAGAGATTCTGATTGGAGGAGGGAGCCCAAAAAGGATAATctacaaaaaaataagtaaaaagaaaaacagacactttatattatttataaaatcGAAAAAGTAAGAAAAGCTTGTTAAGATCAAAAACTACAACCAAAATATGTTTAAAGAGAGAAGGGCGATGGAACTTCAAAGCGCAGAACCTTAGTTCCTCGGCATGCGACTGCACCAGGTTGTCCAGGTAAGCCAGGAAGTGAGGCGGCTGGGCCATGAGCGCGACGTCAGCGGGCGTCACCGCGGGGTGGAACTGGGAGAAGGAGCGCACAGCCGCCTCGCCATGCCTCTCATACAACCTGGACACAAGGGGACACGGAGAGGGTTGGCTGGAAGGGACTGGACGGAAGTCCCTGTGTCTAAAACTACAATTCTATATTCTGCTTCTTAATGACATGAATCTGAGGAGTACCAATATGTTAAACTCCCTTATACACGTGCAACACATTCATCTTCAAGATCTGAACTAAGAGGCAGGGACGCGGGGGGAAGGGGCAGGGGATTGTTCGTTGACGAACATTTTTCGTTAACAAAATTAACACTAGCCGGGGGCTAgaggctgggggcgggggggggcaaatggcagacctgtgtgtgtgagccaggaGCTCAGGGGCGGACCAGGGCTGCAGCTCCCTCAGGCCTCGCAGTGACTTCAGCAGGTCCCCCTTCTGGATGACCTCCACCACCTTACTGGAGCGGGTCAGCTCtgtggaggcagagggagacagcgTTGGTCTTCTTGTTCTGTCCATTAACCGCAGCGCTACAAGCGTTGGGTACTTCCTCTCACCCTGCACGGCCTCGATGAAGGAGCGCTGCATCTCGGGCCGCTCCGCGTGGCAGAGCAGACACGCACGCCGCACACGCTCGGCGTCCAGCAGAAAGAAGTAGCGCCGCAGGAAGCCGGCTGCACTCAggacccctggctcctccccctgccccctgaAGCAGCTCATCTCCAGGTAGAGGGTGGCCAGCGGAGTGAGGTCTCCCAGCAAGTCCGAGGGCAGGGGCGTGGGGGGCTGCACTCGGACGGGCTCGGGTCGGACGGGCTCGCCCCCTCCGGCGGGCCCCCCTCCGGCGGGCACCGGGCTGCTCTGGCAGCGTTCCTGACGCTCTCCggcattctcctcctcctcatcctcagtgGACTCTGGATCCACGCCGGACTCGGGCTCTAGGCCCCGACCCTGATTCTCCTTCTCGGGGAGTGGTGGCTGCTCGCCTGTCTCAGGCCCGATGGGTTCCCATGAGGAGGAGCACAGAGGCggctccccctgctgctgctgctccaggctCTGGGGCTTCGACCGCTCCTCCCTGGTCCGGACCTCCTTCAGCGGCCCGTCCTCACTGGTGGAGCCCGGCTGTTCCACGCCCAGCACTCGCTCCAGCACCTGCAGCCACTCCCGCAGGACGTCCCCCAGGGCGGCGGGGTCCATCAGCACGAAGGGGTCCTGGATCTGAAGGCTGAGGTTGGTAtgaatcaataaaaaataaagatcctACAATTCTGATGATGAAACGTCACATTCATCCTCTTGAGAACTGCGTTGCCGTGTCCTTACGTGGCCCGCTCCGTTGCTGCTCGGAGTTCCTGCAGTTCATTCTCCGTCTCGGTACAAACTCTGGGCAGCACGTTTAAAAAGAGCAGTGAGGTCATTAGTGTGGAGGTCATTATTTATTCTACTGTTcacagagagaggacgagaCAGCGAAACGCTCAATGCTTCACTTCCTGaagaatgaaaacaaatgaGTTTGACATCAAACTGCTGGTTTGCTGTCAGGGCAGAAGTCTGACTCATGAGGTACTCACTCATGGTCCATGTCTTCTGACGATGGCGATGTAGCCACTAACACTTCAAGCTGGGCCTCAGAGCGCTGCCAAAGGTCTGTGTTCATCTGGAGAGTGTTAATCTTCTTAACAAAACTAGAGAcactgaaaaaaagaaaacatttaatgaattgGTTCTTTTTGGACCTTATGATGGAGCCATTATTGTCTgggtttatatattttatatacaaAACCCAGAAGATCAGAATAGTTAACTTAGAAATGGCAACATCTTCACACATCTTTAGAGCCATTTGTGTTTAAAACAAGGGCCTGAAAGTGCTTCTACACCAGTGGTTCCCTACCTGGGGGGCGCGCCAGAGAGCCAAGGGGGGGCGTGAAGCCTCTGACAGCTAGAGGAAAATTGACGAGTGCCGCAATTTCAGAATGTAGCAAATGCAGCAGCAGTGGGCCCGTGCCTGACCATATAACAGCTCATCCGAGCTTGAAAGAACTATTTTAGATCTGATCACCATCTTTCAACATCGTTgtttaatgcgactgcatcatcttctctcacatgatcagcagctcgtgATTTCACTTTccctccagttagaactgctcatgatgatatcgctaagtggtctctgtggagacagcgcagcaTCAACACATTCACATCAGAATGAAGCCcaataaaccgccaatgtgtgtaggTTCGGGAGGGTAAATAAGGGTGCTAGCTTAAGCAACCTAATCGCAAACCTAAATTAGGCTACTTTTTAGCAtgatgctgttgcggctctcagctgtgccagagcgttcataGTTGCTCGGGAAACCACATGACGTCTCCGCCCGGTGCAgcagtgtgaactgcccagtttctagaacgtcgcagccagtttcgtcgcaaggagtcgcaagtTGGAAGTCTTTGCGAGGCGAATCGTTgttctgaactgggcttaagggCGGAGCTTAGCAACAGGTCAGCGCACTTGTCGCCATCAAAACAAAAGCGCACGACAGACTGGACCCAGACTTTAGATTGGCTGTCATTCATATTACACCTGACATTCCCTGGCTGTGGGTATGTAAGCCCAAGGTTCACATTAatgaatgtaggcctattaatacCATGCACTGTAAGCTACGAAAACAACACATTTATTAGGGacaaaaaatagaaatgtatggttatttgggggggggaggaaggttgggaaccctaaccctaaccacacacacacacaaacctgtctTTGACGGCCTGCAGGGCTATGCGTGGCTGATTGGGCCCGAAGGGGAGGTTGAGGTGGAAGGGCAGGCCGGCCTCGGGGCGCTCGGCCTCGGGGTGCTCGGCCTCTGGTCCCTGGGCTtctgggggggggtgaaggccAGAGGCAGAGCAGAGGACAGAGGGAATGGATGGAGGACTGGAGGGATCATGCAGGCAGGTGGAGCCAGAGGGCCAAACACCGCAACGTAGACAACGTCAAATCATATATTGAAAAAGAGAAATGGAAAAAACAGAATCCCACAACAAAAGACAAACGTGGTGTGTGCGGAATAGGATGGAGCAGATAAAGATTCATATTAAAAAGGTGATCAGATATGACAAAAAACGCCACTAATTATCAGGAAGATGGGCAGGTTGTAGCCAATGAATATTGGATAATAAAGAAAGGTTTGAGGAAATTAATCCATTCAGTCACATTAGTATAAATGAGTATTTGATCTGTAGGCAGTTTGGAAAACCCACACCAACAGAAACCTGAGCGAGGGGTCACAGCAGAACGCCGTGACTCAAACTAAGATGATCCTGTTTGATGAAATGATTCATCAAGGGGAAGTTACAAACAGGAAGTTATAAACAGGAAGTTATAAACAGGCATTTCCTTCCGTCTCAGAGAAATCAAAGCGAGGATAGCGAGATGTTTACCCTGctccccctggtcctcctccggGCCGAACGCAAACTCCTTCAGCCTGTCCTCCTCTGACGCCGATTGGTTGATGAAGGAGCCCGTCTCCTCCTCGGATTGGCTGCCTCTGCGGCTGATCACCCGGTAGATGCCACAGTCCAACACGTTGAAGCTCTCCTGCAGAATCATCAAGAACACACAAGGAAAAGGTCAATGCTGAtgcatttacattcacatttaggggactttgctgacgcttttatccaaagcgacttaaaaccattaattcacacattcacacaccgacggcgcgGCGGAATCAACCAGGtagggcaacagccagctcgtcaggagcagggTGAGGCGTCTAGCCCAGGGACAACTCGAcactctaggaggagccggggatcgaactagcatccTTCCAgtcaccagtcaacccgctatacctcctgagctactgcagtAGCGTAGATGCAGCCTGCTAGGTGGCTTCCAGTCATGCCATCCTCATAGCAGTAGTTATCTAACGTCATAACCATATTATCTTTGGGGATAGGATTTAGATGCAAATGACAAGTGGCATGATGCTACTTCCTGGTCTATCAGATCCCAGTTTACAATGTGGTGACCATCAGGTCAAAACAAAAAGCCCCAGAGGAACGGCCCATAGCAGACAACTATGGACAACAATTAACAACTACAAAGCTAACATTACTACAGTTAGCCTGTAGCAGGAGAGAGCAGCCTGTGACCACAACATCACACGCCATTTACAACATTAAGAGTGGAATCAAAACCtccaaaaaagaaagaaagaacttgACTGACCAAACTCACGTGGGAGGAAATGCTGCTCCGGCGGCTGCTGGAGGCGGAGTCCAGAGGCTCCAGCCTGGAAATGACCTCGTCCAGCTGACGAAGGAGCTCCGGGTGGGAAGCAGGGCTAAGCTGGGTCTTCAGGTGCTCTACGCGGTCGATGGGGACCAACTTCCTGGTCTGAACACCGTCGGAGACGGTGGAGAGAAGAGTCGTCGTTAGTGAATTGAAATCCAACTTCTACCCCCTGACGCCGGAATCTTATTGACAACACTTTGCGTATCATGCAACATCTTTCACTCACTGATCTCCGTGCTTATAGAGCTTGTCAAATCTCTTAATGTTTCCATCTACCCAAGCTGCACAGACTGATTAACCCTGGTCATTATACAATGTACTTTATTCAAACACATTTAATGGACTTCTCTGTCGCTCTAGTGGTATCAGTCTATCTACGGGCCGAGCCCTCTGTGGCGGACGCCCCTCACCCTGCTGGGCACCAGGGCGTGGGGGAACATGCAGCAGACGCTGGCGGCCAGGACCCACGAGTCCCTGCGGAGCAGCCGCTCCACACACCGCTCCGCCGACACCAGGGACAGGTGGGACATCTGCCCGTTGCCGTGGAGACAGAAGAGCTCGCTGCGGTGCACTGCAATGTCCACCACATCTGGAGAGGCCAACGGATCAGGGACATTGGTT
This genomic stretch from Gadus chalcogrammus isolate NIFS_2021 chromosome 9, NIFS_Gcha_1.0, whole genome shotgun sequence harbors:
- the hps5 gene encoding Hermansky-Pudlak syndrome 5 protein isoform X1; amino-acid sequence: MSRGLPFTMPPVPVVPEGQSHVLAEFDCLDPLLSALRLDSGRLKCTCLAVSKKWLGLGTSAGGLHLIQREGWKQRLILTHKEGSIIQVACCPSDEDFIAVATSQGLVAVWELQLERRGRPERVSVSWEHRGQRVTALCWDSGSLRVFAGDQGGKVSFLRAGSTKLSKAATFVIFPVQTVTTVDSRVVQLGYQEGRLLVSSLSRCYLCDTEREKFWRIGNKERDGEYGACFFPQSRSPAGGPPPLLYCARPGSRIWESSFSGEVLSTHQFKQLLACPPLPLISYRSEPQYVPAQRSSQSIAFSKLLYLGDQHLLTWTDSAIYIFRPQSGQVLLWSEIKDVVDIAVHRSELFCLHGNGQMSHLSLVSAERCVERLLRRDSWVLAASVCCMFPHALVPSRTRKLVPIDRVEHLKTQLSPASHPELLRQLDEVISRLEPLDSASSSRRSSISSHVSLESFNVLDCGIYRVISRRGSQSEEETGSFINQSASEEDRLKEFAFGPEEDQGEQEAQGPEAEHPEAERPEAGLPFHLNLPFGPNQPRIALQAVKDSVSSFVKKINTLQMNTDLWQRSEAQLEVLVATSPSSEDMDHEVCTETENELQELRAATERATLQIQDPFVLMDPAALGDVLREWLQVLERVLGVEQPGSTSEDGPLKEVRTREERSKPQSLEQQQQGEPPLCSSSWEPIGPETGEQPPLPEKENQGRGLEPESGVDPESTEDEEEENAGERQERCQSSPVPAGGGPAGGGEPVRPEPVRVQPPTPLPSDLLGDLTPLATLYLEMSCFRGQGEEPGVLSAAGFLRRYFFLLDAERVRRACLLCHAERPEMQRSFIEAVQELTRSSKVVEVIQKGDLLKSLRGLRELQPWSAPELLAHTHRLYERHGEAAVRSFSQFHPAVTPADVALMAQPPHFLAYLDNLVQSHAEELRLSFLGSLLQSESLRQDWLELGLSHDAPQPSDTLTADGQPRWHSHFFSWGYGRLLSLLIQLPADLSSKETMAETCRSRGYWTGFLYLCCELQQRTEAFSTICRLDDMSLLEDPQVVPQTVQEWKVLIQLSQQCSTEPEPAPPTPNGTSTPNGTATLVNGSAEGRRRQVTPENLTLRLAQSVGPDRALEVLEECGLPLALSPHSALVCELLRVAEKRQRATIQTMLERCDRFLWSQHA
- the hps5 gene encoding Hermansky-Pudlak syndrome 5 protein isoform X4; its protein translation is MPPVPVVPEGQSHVLAEFDCLDPLLSALRLDSGRLKCTCLAVSKKWLGLGTSAGGLHLIQREGWKQRLILTHKEGSIIQVACCPSDEDFIAVATSQGLVAVWELQLERRGRPERVSVSWEHRGQRVTALCWDSGSLRVFAGDQGGKVSFLRAGSTKLSKAATFVIFPVQTVTTVDSRVVQLGYQEGRLLVSSLSRCYLCDTEREKFWRIGNKERDGEYGACFFPQSRSPAGGPPPLLYCARPGSRIWESSFSGEVLSTHQFKQLLACPPLPLISYRSEPQYVPAQRSSQSIAFSKLLYLGDQHLLTWTDSAIYIFRPQSGQVLLWSEIKDVVDIAVHRSELFCLHGNGQMSHLSLVSAERCVERLLRRDSWVLAASVCCMFPHALVPSRTRKLVPIDRVEHLKTQLSPASHPELLRQLDEVISRLEPLDSASSSRRSSISSHVSLESFNVLDCGIYRVISRRGSQSEEETGSFINQSASEEDRLKEFAFGPEEDQGEQEAQGPEAEHPEAERPEAGLPFHLNLPFGPNQPRIALQAVKDSVSSFVKKINTLQMNTDLWQRSEAQLEVLVATSPSSEDMDHEVCTETENELQELRAATERATLQIQDPFVLMDPAALGDVLREWLQVLERVLGVEQPGSTSEDGPLKEVRTREERSKPQSLEQQQQGEPPLCSSSWEPIGPETGEQPPLPEKENQGRGLEPESGVDPESTEDEEEENAGERQERCQSSPVPAGGGPAGGGEPVRPEPVRVQPPTPLPSDLLGDLTPLATLYLEMSCFRGQGEEPGVLSAAGFLRRYFFLLDAERVRRACLLCHAERPEMQRSFIEAVQELTRSSKVVEVIQKGDLLKSLRGLRELQPWSAPELLAHTHRLYERHGEAAVRSFSQFHPAVTPADVALMAQPPHFLAYLDNLVQSHAEELRLSFLGSLLQSESLRQDWLELGLSHDAPQPSDTLTADGQPRWHSHFFSWGYGRLLSLLIQLPADLSSKETMAETCRSRGYWTGFLYLCCELQQRTEAFSTICRLDDMSLLEDPQVVPQTVQEWKVLIQLSQQCSTEPEPAPPTPNGTSTPNGTATLVNGSAEGRRRQVTPENLTLRLAQSVGPDRALEVLEECGLPLALSPHSALVCELLRVAEKRQRATIQTMLERCDRFLWSQHA